A genomic segment from Microbacterium sp. SORGH_AS_0428 encodes:
- a CDS encoding tetratricopeptide repeat protein, producing MSEASDTALARAQTLLDLGRHDQALREAGRELAQQPESAPALRISAECLRLLQRVDEADDLARQAVALYPDESWAWRLAALTALDLHRWDDATEGADAVRRLSGETPWALSVYAEVMLGCGRANDAIEALEAALRQQPDDPDLHAQLAAALVRAGRRREAETHVRAALAIDPTHPWGRRLWPAINRGSDDADAAIQLARMLGESPQDTDTEAAFEMASTRLLLPPLAIIAVASALILVLCALGAGLFGWRIETTTPAVAGVVAQICVWVTSLGLLALWTSRLRRRLGSLFEPIVRSRLTEGPIVLFSSIYLAGALVLSGIGILMGALAGDPTGTIIVVGGALSAYTAAVLVAALALVARVTYRRGRALAPLLYLALAPGAVVGVVLLALFLAGAVLYIIAWGLSGQRLPEPFWNRLPDRRRQAPSSQRA from the coding sequence ATGAGCGAGGCGTCCGACACGGCGCTGGCGCGCGCGCAGACGCTCCTCGACCTCGGCCGTCACGATCAGGCGCTCCGCGAGGCGGGGCGCGAGCTCGCCCAGCAGCCGGAGTCGGCGCCGGCCCTGCGGATCAGCGCCGAGTGCCTGCGGCTGCTCCAGCGGGTCGACGAGGCGGACGACCTCGCCCGTCAGGCCGTGGCCCTCTACCCGGACGAGTCATGGGCCTGGCGTCTGGCGGCGCTCACAGCGCTGGACCTGCACCGCTGGGATGACGCCACCGAGGGCGCGGACGCCGTGCGGCGACTGTCCGGCGAGACTCCCTGGGCGCTCTCGGTGTACGCCGAGGTCATGCTCGGATGTGGTCGGGCGAACGACGCGATCGAGGCGCTCGAGGCGGCGCTGCGCCAGCAACCCGATGACCCCGACCTCCACGCGCAGCTGGCCGCCGCCCTCGTGCGCGCGGGGCGACGCCGAGAGGCCGAGACGCACGTGCGCGCGGCATTGGCGATCGATCCGACGCATCCGTGGGGCCGGCGCCTCTGGCCCGCGATCAACCGCGGATCGGATGACGCGGATGCAGCGATCCAGCTCGCCCGGATGCTGGGCGAGTCGCCGCAGGACACCGACACGGAAGCGGCGTTCGAGATGGCGAGCACGCGCCTGCTCCTGCCGCCGCTGGCGATCATCGCGGTCGCGAGCGCCCTGATCCTCGTGCTCTGCGCGCTCGGAGCGGGCCTGTTCGGCTGGCGTATCGAGACCACCACTCCCGCCGTCGCCGGCGTCGTGGCGCAGATCTGCGTGTGGGTGACGTCGCTGGGACTTCTCGCGCTGTGGACGAGCCGCCTGCGCCGACGGCTGGGCTCGCTGTTCGAGCCGATCGTGCGCTCGCGACTGACCGAGGGGCCGATCGTGCTCTTCTCCTCGATCTACCTCGCAGGAGCCCTCGTGCTGAGCGGCATCGGGATCCTGATGGGCGCGCTCGCGGGTGATCCGACCGGCACGATCATCGTGGTGGGAGGCGCCTTGAGCGCGTACACGGCAGCGGTCCTCGTGGCGGCCCTCGCGCTCGTGGCGAGAGTGACCTACCGCCGGGGCCGCGCGCTCGCGCCGCTGCTCTATCTCGCACTGGCACCGGGCGCTGTAGTCGGCGTCGTGCTGCTCGCACTGTTCCTGGCGGGGGCGGTGCTCTACATCATCGCGTGGGGGCTGTCGGGACAGCGGCTGCCGGAGCCGTTCTGGAACCGGCTGCCGGACCGACGGCGGCAGGCGCCGTCGTCGCAGCGGGCGTAA
- a CDS encoding aspartate kinase, translating into MALIVQKYGGSSVADAESIKRVAKRIVDTRRAGHDVVVAVSAMGDTTDELLDLANEVAPIPAPRELDMLLSSGERISMALLAMAIHSMGFEARSFTGSQAGMITDAKHGAARIVDVTPVRLREALDEGAIVIVAGFQGFNRDTRDITTLGRGGSDTTAVALAAALGADVCEIYSDVDGIFTADPRVVPRARKLPVVSTEEMLELAANGAKVLYIRAVEYARRHGVVIHARSTFSSSEGTYVLDAQQRSAYIPEGEAMEEPIVAGVATDLSQAKITVIGVPDVPGKAAEIFKIVAKSGANVDMIVQNVSAAATARTDISFTLPKSDAAAALKALAADQLDVGFEALVHDDQIGKLSVVGAGMRTNSGVSATLFEALSTAGINIEMISTSEIRISVVLRADDIAEAARVVHTAYGLDGEGDAVVYAGSGR; encoded by the coding sequence GTGGCGTTGATCGTCCAGAAGTACGGCGGGTCGTCGGTCGCCGACGCCGAGAGCATCAAGCGCGTCGCGAAGCGCATCGTCGACACCCGTCGCGCCGGCCACGACGTCGTCGTGGCCGTCAGCGCGATGGGCGACACGACCGACGAGCTCCTCGACCTGGCGAACGAGGTGGCACCGATCCCCGCCCCCCGCGAGCTCGACATGCTGCTCTCCTCGGGCGAGCGCATCTCGATGGCGCTGCTGGCCATGGCGATCCACTCCATGGGCTTCGAGGCGCGCTCGTTCACCGGCAGCCAGGCCGGCATGATCACCGATGCCAAGCACGGCGCGGCCCGCATCGTCGATGTGACCCCGGTGCGCCTGCGCGAAGCGCTGGACGAGGGGGCGATCGTCATCGTCGCCGGATTCCAGGGCTTCAACCGCGACACCCGCGACATCACGACCCTCGGCCGCGGCGGCTCCGACACCACAGCCGTCGCGCTGGCCGCAGCCCTGGGCGCCGACGTCTGCGAGATCTACAGCGACGTCGACGGCATCTTCACCGCAGACCCCCGTGTCGTCCCGCGCGCGAGGAAGCTCCCCGTCGTCTCGACGGAGGAGATGCTGGAACTCGCCGCCAACGGCGCGAAGGTGCTGTACATCCGCGCGGTCGAGTACGCGCGCCGTCACGGCGTCGTCATCCATGCGCGGTCGACCTTCAGTTCGAGCGAGGGCACCTACGTGCTCGACGCGCAGCAGCGTTCCGCCTACATCCCCGAGGGAGAAGCCATGGAAGAGCCGATCGTCGCCGGCGTCGCCACCGACCTCAGCCAGGCCAAGATCACCGTCATCGGTGTTCCGGACGTGCCCGGCAAGGCCGCGGAGATCTTCAAGATCGTCGCCAAGTCCGGTGCCAACGTCGACATGATCGTGCAGAACGTGTCGGCTGCAGCGACCGCCCGCACCGACATCTCCTTCACTCTGCCCAAATCGGATGCCGCCGCCGCGCTGAAGGCTCTGGCGGCCGACCAGCTGGATGTCGGCTTCGAGGCGCTCGTGCACGACGACCAGATCGGCAAACTGTCTGTCGTGGGTGCGGGTATGCGCACGAACTCGGGAGTCAGCGCGACCCTGTTCGAAGCGCTGAGCACGGCGGGCATCAACATCGAGATGATCTCCACCTCGGAGATCCGCATCTCGGTCGTGCTGCGTGCCGACGACATCGCGGAGGCTGCGCGGGTCGTGCACACGGCCTACGGCCTCGACGGCGAGGGCGACGCGGTCGTCTACGCCGGCAGCGGGCGCTGA